Proteins found in one Campylobacter canadensis genomic segment:
- a CDS encoding class 1 fructose-bisphosphatase, translated as MQEIIKAIQSSVIKIKQSFENADTDYTELSNASGDLQLKQDVLSDMIITNELSKVGSIKAIISEEKQDPYFLYDDAKYIVAYDPLDGSSLFDVNFAIGSIFAIYEETAEPKNLKAALYAIYGPNTQLVICLQDPKLYILQNNEFNFVKDLKLDSNAKINATGGTQKDYYKEHKNMIEAIFNDGYRLRYSGAMVSDLHQILLKGGGIFSYPSKEKLSLNDGKSAKLRALFEVFPFAYIFEKAGGFSSDGIKGSKGYESLLNLKFSTIHASTPCYLGSMKEKRFLDEHL; from the coding sequence ATGCAAGAAATCATAAAAGCTATACAAAGTAGCGTTATTAAAATTAAACAAAGCTTTGAAAATGCAGATACTGATTATACAGAGCTAAGTAACGCAAGTGGAGATTTACAATTAAAACAAGATGTTTTAAGCGATATGATAATTACAAATGAACTAAGCAAAGTTGGTTCAATTAAAGCAATAATTAGCGAAGAAAAGCAAGATCCATATTTTTTATACGATGATGCAAAGTACATAGTTGCTTACGACCCACTTGATGGAAGTTCGTTATTTGATGTTAATTTTGCTATTGGTTCAATATTTGCAATTTATGAAGAAACAGCAGAGCCAAAAAATTTAAAAGCAGCACTTTATGCTATTTATGGTCCAAACACCCAGCTAGTTATTTGTCTTCAAGACCCAAAATTATATATTTTACAAAACAACGAGTTTAATTTTGTAAAAGATTTAAAACTAGATTCAAATGCAAAAATCAATGCAACAGGCGGCACCCAAAAAGATTATTACAAAGAACATAAAAATATGATTGAAGCAATTTTTAACGATGGCTATCGTTTAAGATACAGTGGTGCAATGGTTAGCGATTTGCATCAAATTTTATTAAAAGGTGGTGGAATTTTTTCTTATCCTAGCAAAGAAAAACTTAGTTTAAATGATGGTAAAAGCGCTAAATTAAGAGCTTTATTTGAAGTTTTTCCTTTTGCTTATATTTTTGAAAAAGCAGGTGGATTTTCTAGTGATGGGATTAAAGGCTCAAAAGGTTATGAAAGTTTGCTTAACCTAAAATTTAGCACAATTCATGCTAGCACACCTTGCTATCTTGGCTCAATGAAGGAAAAAAGGTTCTTAGATGAACACTTATAA
- the metG gene encoding methionine--tRNA ligase, producing MKTYITTPIYYVNDKAHIGHAYTTIIADTYARFKRLQNDEVFFLTGTDEHGQKIQESAKKNNTSPKEYADKISNEFKQLWKNLEISNDYFIRTTDEKHKECVKKIFLKMYEKGDIYKSEYEGHYCVSCESFYTKTQLLENNKCPDCKKDTRILKEESYFFRLSKYEKDLLNWYKQNPNSIFPTSKKNEVIAFVEQGLKDLSISRTSFDWGIKVPLNDDKEHVIYVWLDALSNYLSALGYLENEEKMPFWQNAIHFVGKDILKFHAIYWPAFLMSLDLPLPKCVAAHGWWLINGEKMSKSIGNVINPLDIVNEFSNDALRYYLLSYMPFGNDGDYSKHLMVEKINSELVNEFGNLVSRTISMAKKYFNLKLSFKDKIYEEEKEAKEFFNLSIKAIEELKFNDYLSNIFKALKIANSMISKYEPWALIKTNQNEVESLLISILNIIKNACILLSPVLINSTNKLAKALNIEIKYDLLNTFIKEFSLNECEHLFSRVELKEEKMLEEKTQKQEEKAQNDHITIDDFAKIKMQIAQVISCENVEGSEKLLKFELDLGNEKRQVLSGIAKNYNPKDLVGKQIVLLSNLKARTIFKHLSEGMILSAKNQDESLVLLSPLTPCDNGSIIG from the coding sequence ATGAAAACTTATATTACAACTCCAATTTACTATGTAAATGATAAAGCTCATATAGGGCATGCTTATACAACAATAATAGCAGATACTTACGCTAGATTTAAAAGATTACAAAATGATGAAGTTTTTTTTCTAACAGGCACAGACGAGCATGGGCAAAAAATTCAAGAAAGTGCGAAAAAAAATAACACAAGTCCAAAAGAATACGCAGATAAAATAAGCAATGAATTTAAACAATTATGGAAAAACTTAGAAATTAGCAATGATTATTTTATTAGAACTACAGATGAAAAACACAAAGAATGTGTTAAAAAAATATTTTTAAAAATGTATGAAAAAGGGGATATTTATAAAAGCGAATATGAAGGGCATTACTGTGTTTCTTGTGAAAGTTTTTACACAAAAACTCAACTATTAGAAAACAATAAATGCCCAGATTGCAAAAAAGACACAAGAATTTTAAAAGAAGAAAGCTATTTTTTTAGATTAAGCAAATATGAAAAAGATTTATTAAATTGGTATAAGCAAAACCCAAATTCAATCTTTCCTACTAGTAAAAAAAATGAAGTAATAGCCTTTGTAGAACAAGGTTTAAAAGATTTATCAATTAGTAGAACTAGTTTTGATTGGGGTATAAAAGTACCTTTAAATGATGATAAAGAACATGTAATTTATGTTTGGCTTGATGCTTTAAGCAATTATTTAAGCGCTTTAGGTTATTTAGAAAATGAAGAAAAAATGCCTTTTTGGCAAAATGCAATTCATTTTGTAGGAAAAGATATTTTAAAATTCCACGCTATTTACTGGCCTGCATTTTTAATGAGCCTTGATTTGCCTTTACCAAAATGTGTTGCAGCACACGGGTGGTGGCTGATTAATGGAGAAAAAATGAGCAAAAGTATTGGCAATGTGATTAATCCGCTTGATATTGTAAATGAATTTAGCAATGATGCTTTAAGATATTATTTATTATCTTATATGCCTTTTGGAAATGATGGGGATTATTCAAAACACTTAATGGTTGAAAAAATTAATTCTGAATTGGTAAATGAATTTGGAAATTTAGTAAGTAGAACAATCTCAATGGCAAAAAAATATTTTAATCTAAAACTTAGCTTTAAAGACAAAATTTATGAAGAAGAAAAAGAAGCAAAAGAATTTTTTAATTTAAGCATTAAAGCAATTGAAGAATTAAAATTTAATGATTACTTAAGCAATATTTTTAAGGCTTTAAAGATTGCAAATTCTATGATTTCAAAATACGAACCTTGGGCATTAATTAAAACAAATCAAAATGAAGTAGAAAGCTTGTTAATTAGTATTTTAAACATAATTAAAAATGCTTGTATATTACTAAGCCCTGTTTTAATAAATAGCACAAATAAACTAGCTAAGGCCTTAAATATTGAAATAAAATATGATTTATTAAACACCTTTATTAAAGAATTTAGTCTAAACGAATGCGAACATTTATTTTCAAGAGTAGAATTAAAAGAGGAAAAAATGCTAGAAGAAAAAACACAAAAACAAGAAGAAAAAGCACAAAATGACCATATTACAATTGATGATTTTGCAAAAATCAAAATGCAAATTGCTCAAGTAATTAGCTGCGAAAATGTTGAAGGAAGTGAAAAATTATTAAAATTTGAACTTGATTTAGGTAATGAAAAAAGACAGGTTTTAAGCGGTATTGCTAAAAATTATAATCCTAAAGATTTAGTAGGAAAACAAATAGTATTATTAAGTAATCTTAAAGCAAGAACCATCTTTAAACATCTAAGCGAAGGTATGATTTTAAGTGCTAAAAATCAAGATGAAAGCTTGGTTTTATTAAGCCCATTAACACCTTGCGATAATGGAAGTATAATAGGCTGA
- a CDS encoding Mur ligase family protein, which produces MVIAYVLSYLFSFLMLYYISTLLQWNNYKIKRVIFNFHKPKWHFYFLIAPFLLYVFSFKMHIAISILIFIAYFICIFLWARFLDKKLVFTKRIQRLFALNAFLALIFSYLHYVNNFDAHILDYLLLSLILSYMIEKFLNIYYYNKAKNKIQSLKDCKVVLITASYGKTSIKHYLAQILSKKYIVHYAKGSINTTLGLCSDINNNLKDDTQILIIEAGARKKGDILEISNLVQPHFVIIGQIGIAHLEFFKSKENILECKKECLQSTRLEYKICHSSANEECAYDLEVSDIKSSLEALSFKMNNTQYTANLLGEFNAYNLAACIKLALKLDFSNEELQNIIKNIQATEHRLQIITKTPKFIIDDGYNGNYDGMSQSYHLVSSYNKGKKILVSPGIIEVNEDINIELCKIINQCFDFAIITGSLNAKIFEENLTIDKIILKNKDELQNTLAKYTKENDLILFSNDAPKFI; this is translated from the coding sequence ATGGTGATTGCTTATGTTTTATCTTATTTATTTTCTTTTTTAATGCTTTATTATATAAGCACACTTTTACAATGGAATAATTATAAAATTAAAAGAGTTATTTTTAATTTTCATAAACCAAAATGGCATTTTTACTTTCTAATTGCACCTTTTTTACTTTATGTCTTTTCTTTTAAAATGCACATTGCTATTTCTATATTAATTTTTATAGCTTATTTTATATGTATTTTTTTATGGGCTAGATTTCTTGATAAAAAACTTGTTTTTACAAAAAGAATTCAAAGATTATTTGCCCTAAACGCATTTTTAGCTCTAATTTTTTCTTATTTACATTATGTAAATAATTTTGATGCGCATATCTTAGATTATTTATTATTAAGCCTTATTTTATCTTATATGATTGAAAAATTTTTAAATATTTATTATTACAATAAGGCAAAAAATAAAATACAATCTTTAAAAGATTGCAAGGTTGTTTTAATTACAGCAAGTTATGGAAAAACAAGCATTAAACATTATTTAGCACAAATTTTATCTAAAAAATATATAGTTCATTATGCAAAAGGTAGCATTAATACAACTCTTGGTTTGTGTAGCGATATTAACAATAATCTTAAAGATGATACACAAATTTTAATAATTGAAGCAGGAGCTAGAAAAAAAGGAGATATCTTAGAAATAAGCAATCTCGTACAGCCACATTTTGTAATAATAGGTCAAATAGGCATAGCGCATTTAGAATTTTTTAAAAGCAAAGAAAATATACTTGAATGTAAAAAAGAATGCCTTCAAAGTACAAGATTAGAGTATAAAATATGCCATTCAAGTGCTAATGAAGAATGTGCTTATGATTTAGAAGTAAGCGATATTAAATCAAGCCTTGAAGCTTTAAGTTTTAAGATGAATAACACTCAATATACAGCTAATTTACTTGGTGAATTTAACGCATACAATCTTGCAGCTTGTATAAAATTAGCTTTAAAACTTGATTTTAGTAATGAAGAATTGCAAAATATTATAAAAAATATTCAAGCAACAGAACATAGATTGCAAATAATTACAAAAACACCTAAATTTATAATAGATGATGGGTACAATGGTAATTATGATGGAATGTCTCAAAGCTATCATTTAGTTTCAAGTTACAATAAGGGTAAAAAAATTCTAGTTAGTCCTGGAATAATAGAAGTAAATGAAGATATCAATATTGAGCTTTGTAAAATAATCAATCAGTGTTTTGATTTTGCAATAATAACTGGGTCTTTAAATGCTAAAATTTTTGAAGAAAATCTTACAATAGATAAAATAATTTTAAAAAATAAAGATGAACTGCAAAATACCTTAGCAAAATATACAAAGGAAAATGATTTAATTTTATTTTCTAATGATGCACCAAAATTTATATAA
- a CDS encoding aminotransferase class I/II-fold pyridoxal phosphate-dependent enzyme, with amino-acid sequence MKEISNFVNTLSKEDKESLISYLDKDNISILTSYLQDMFKCKNIVLTNNHTAAHHLALSAIDLKRGDKILCSVNSFPNVAQSIRYFDAEPIFLDVNTSDFNIDLSYLKKTLEFKKHKKLKAIILNHSAGLASCIDEIKELCDFYNIKIINDCGFSLGIEYKNKLIGENDFISSYAFNAVSKNPLFSGGFLVINDDSVYKRAELLNNNAIIENAWGKDGNLGYFYDIVDIGYEYKMSSICAALAFIKIQKYKEEIKRRRQIAKIYNDELSNLKHIHLPIDSKEHIYSRYIIKVDKNRDNFARRLKEMNINTAINYIPINFLSYYKQKYNLKITDFPNALSNYQQILSLPIRADLSDDEVYYICKCVKELDSKWV; translated from the coding sequence ATGAAAGAAATATCTAATTTTGTCAATACTCTATCAAAAGAGGACAAGGAAAGTTTAATATCTTATTTGGACAAAGACAATATAAGTATTTTAACAAGTTATTTGCAAGATATGTTTAAATGTAAAAATATTGTCTTAACAAATAATCACACAGCAGCTCACCACCTTGCTTTAAGCGCTATTGATTTAAAGCGTGGTGATAAAATTTTATGTAGTGTAAATTCTTTTCCTAATGTTGCACAAAGTATTAGATATTTTGATGCAGAACCTATATTTTTAGATGTAAATACAAGTGATTTTAATATAGATTTATCTTATTTGAAAAAAACTTTAGAATTTAAAAAGCACAAAAAATTAAAAGCAATTATTTTAAATCATTCAGCAGGTTTAGCTTCTTGTATTGATGAAATAAAAGAGCTTTGTGATTTTTATAATATTAAAATTATCAATGATTGTGGTTTTTCTTTAGGTATTGAATATAAAAATAAATTAATAGGGGAAAATGATTTTATTTCTTCTTATGCTTTTAATGCAGTTAGTAAAAATCCATTATTTTCTGGTGGTTTTTTAGTAATTAATGATGATAGTGTTTATAAAAGAGCAGAACTTCTAAATAATAATGCAATTATAGAAAATGCTTGGGGTAAAGATGGGAATTTGGGTTATTTTTACGATATTGTAGATATTGGATATGAATACAAAATGTCTTCTATTTGTGCAGCACTTGCCTTTATAAAAATTCAAAAATATAAAGAAGAAATCAAAAGACGCAGACAAATAGCTAAAATTTATAATGATGAATTATCTAATTTAAAGCATATTCATTTGCCTATTGATAGCAAAGAGCATATTTATTCAAGATATATAATAAAAGTTGATAAAAATAGAGATAATTTTGCAAGAAGATTAAAAGAAATGAATATAAATACAGCAATTAATTATATTCCTATTAATTTTTTAAGTTATTATAAGCAAAAATATAATTTAAAAATTACAGATTTTCCTAATGCTTTAAGCAATTATCAACAGATTTTATCATTACCAATTAGAGCAGATTTAAGCGATGATGAGGTTTATTATATTTGCAAATGTGTAAAAGAATTAGATTCTAAGTGGGTTTAG
- a CDS encoding NAD+ synthase, whose amino-acid sequence MNYEKIKKDMITFINQQIQNFNGAVVGLSGGLDSAIVLTLLANSNKQAHALIMPTKFSNPKNYDDALNLAKMLDVKYSVIDIQDILDSFIKASKTSDKIQIGNFAARIRMTLLYDYSAKHNLLVAGTSNKSELMLGYGTIYGDLACAFNVLAQFYKSELFAFADFLGIPKQIINKKPSADLFEGQDDESEIGFTYEQIDNFLQNFQNNTKIEPVYSSLLNRIEKNKFKQEGIKIFKR is encoded by the coding sequence ATGAATTATGAAAAAATAAAAAAGGATATGATTACATTTATTAATCAGCAAATACAAAATTTTAATGGAGCTGTCGTTGGGCTTAGCGGCGGTTTAGATAGTGCTATTGTGCTAACTTTATTAGCAAATAGCAACAAACAAGCACACGCTTTAATAATGCCAACTAAATTTTCTAACCCAAAAAATTATGATGATGCACTCAACTTAGCAAAAATGTTAGATGTAAAATACTCAGTAATTGATATTCAAGATATTTTAGACTCTTTTATAAAAGCAAGTAAAACAAGCGATAAAATTCAAATTGGTAATTTTGCAGCTAGGATTAGAATGACATTGTTATATGATTATTCTGCAAAACATAATCTTTTAGTAGCAGGAACATCTAATAAAAGTGAGTTAATGCTAGGATATGGCACTATTTACGGTGATTTAGCTTGTGCTTTTAATGTACTAGCACAGTTTTACAAAAGCGAATTATTTGCTTTTGCTGATTTTTTAGGAATTCCTAAGCAAATAATTAACAAAAAACCGAGTGCTGATTTATTTGAAGGGCAAGATGATGAAAGCGAAATTGGTTTTACCTATGAGCAAATAGATAATTTTTTGCAAAATTTTCAAAATAATACTAAAATAGAACCTGTTTATTCATCATTACTAAATCGTATTGAGAAAAATAAGTTTAAACAAGAGGGGATAAAAATCTTTAAAAGGTAA
- a CDS encoding penicillin-binding transpeptidase domain-containing protein: MFDSKRVAVSCFLAITFSFFLLILAIFSRYSHSNSFNLEKGERIRAIRGDIISSDGYTLVTSKKTFRAEIDLRSLDFDKLDYFLKLFGIYAFIDDSEIKKIKENILKAKKRNQANFVLSKDIDEKAASYLQELAQKINYSNIFKAFENKNKKIETRGLSIVEHKEDREFLKYDTLTPILGYSQLDLQNNIFANIPKKGLEKYYDDCLRAQSDYKISGIKGIGKNIVINKNSFLSSRIDGCKLYLNINLKLQKAFERIASIANKEYDSKEVIIGVLNSDDASILALATSKRYDPYNRKSDLSYLNSSAVEFSYEPGSVIKPIAFANLLKLKRITPYELVKTYGGRYKLDRFTITDTHPMDSMIAEDIIVYSSNIGMVQISNKESVSELIDGYKEFNIGEKTGIDLPYEKAGFIKAANKTYDVEKNTMAYGYGFSSTFIQLLAAYNVFNNYGTYKIPKLAKAYSINGVYNELDNSYKKEVLPLEIAKQMNRILIKTANQKSLEKFWPIGINVGGKTGTARVNINGAYTKDHNANFFGFANDLNHRYTIGVLVISPNKDKKGYYAAQTALPVAALVINQLVEDAFLEPNYK, encoded by the coding sequence ATGTTTGATAGCAAAAGAGTTGCAGTTAGCTGTTTTTTAGCTATTACATTTAGCTTTTTTTTATTAATCCTAGCTATTTTTTCTAGGTATTCTCATTCAAATAGTTTTAATTTAGAAAAAGGAGAAAGGATTAGAGCCATTAGAGGAGATATTATTAGCTCTGATGGCTATACCCTAGTAACTAGTAAAAAGACTTTTAGAGCTGAAATTGATTTAAGAAGTTTAGATTTTGATAAACTTGATTATTTTTTAAAATTATTTGGAATTTATGCTTTTATTGATGATAGTGAAATTAAAAAAATAAAAGAAAATATTTTAAAAGCAAAAAAGCGTAATCAGGCTAATTTTGTTTTAAGTAAAGATATTGATGAAAAAGCTGCTTCTTATTTGCAAGAATTAGCACAAAAAATAAATTATTCTAATATCTTCAAAGCCTTTGAAAATAAAAATAAAAAAATAGAAACAAGAGGGCTTAGTATAGTTGAGCATAAAGAAGATAGAGAATTTTTAAAATACGATACACTAACACCTATCTTAGGTTATTCACAGCTTGATTTGCAAAATAATATCTTTGCTAATATTCCTAAAAAAGGTTTAGAAAAGTATTATGATGATTGTTTAAGAGCGCAAAGTGATTATAAAATAAGTGGAATAAAAGGAATTGGAAAAAATATTGTAATTAATAAAAATAGTTTTTTATCAAGTAGAATTGATGGTTGTAAATTATATTTAAATATAAATCTAAAATTACAAAAAGCATTTGAGAGAATAGCAAGTATTGCAAATAAAGAATATGATTCAAAAGAAGTAATAATAGGTGTATTAAATAGTGATGATGCAAGTATTTTAGCTCTTGCTACTAGTAAAAGATACGACCCTTATAATAGAAAAAGTGATTTATCGTATTTAAATTCTTCTGCTGTGGAATTTAGCTATGAGCCAGGCTCGGTTATTAAGCCAATTGCCTTTGCTAATTTATTAAAATTAAAAAGAATTACACCTTATGAATTAGTAAAAACCTATGGTGGTAGATATAAATTAGATAGATTTACAATAACCGATACCCATCCTATGGATTCAATGATAGCTGAAGATATAATTGTATATTCATCAAATATAGGAATGGTGCAAATTAGCAATAAAGAAAGTGTAAGTGAGTTAATTGATGGTTATAAAGAGTTTAATATTGGCGAAAAAACAGGCATTGATTTACCGTATGAAAAAGCAGGTTTTATAAAAGCAGCCAATAAAACTTATGATGTTGAAAAAAACACTATGGCTTATGGCTATGGTTTTTCAAGCACCTTTATTCAACTTTTAGCAGCTTATAATGTTTTTAATAATTATGGAACTTATAAAATTCCTAAACTTGCAAAAGCATATTCTATTAATGGTGTTTATAATGAATTAGATAATTCTTATAAAAAAGAAGTTTTACCGCTAGAAATTGCAAAGCAAATGAATAGAATTTTAATTAAAACTGCAAATCAAAAATCATTAGAAAAATTTTGGCCAATTGGTATTAATGTAGGTGGCAAAACAGGAACAGCAAGAGTAAATATAAATGGAGCTTACACTAAAGATCATAACGCTAATTTTTTTGGCTTTGCAAATGATTTAAACCATCGTTATACAATAGGTGTTTTGGTAATATCTCCAAATAAAGATAAAAAAGGTTATTATGCAGCACAAACTGCTTTACCTGTTGCTGCTTTAGTTATAAATCAGCTTGTTGAAGATGCTTTTTTAGAGCCAAATTATAAGTAG
- the fliE gene encoding flagellar hook-basal body complex protein FliE, with protein sequence MNDIRLNSLFGQKLELPQNTNKQANNEEDSKSFMDMLNSELKELNEEQIKSDAAMSDIATGRVKDLHQAAIAINKAETSMKFMLEVRNKAINAYKEISRTQI encoded by the coding sequence ATGAACGATATTAGATTAAATTCTTTATTTGGGCAAAAATTAGAATTACCGCAAAATACTAATAAGCAAGCAAATAATGAAGAAGATTCAAAAAGCTTTATGGATATGCTTAATAGTGAGCTTAAAGAATTAAATGAAGAGCAAATTAAAAGCGATGCTGCAATGAGTGATATTGCAACAGGTAGGGTAAAAGATTTACACCAAGCTGCAATAGCAATCAACAAGGCTGAAACTTCAATGAAATTTATGCTTGAAGTAAGAAATAAAGCAATTAATGCTTATAAAGAGATAAGTAGAACTCAAATTTAA
- the flgC gene encoding flagellar basal body rod protein FlgC, translated as MAFLSDFDINGYGLSAQRFRMNLISSNIANANTTRTAEGGPYRRQDVVFKAINFNEVLNNEIVKDNTFFEYENPLDDPVNFPKANPAVMGVVVDKVVRDEKDFILKYEPNHPDANAAGYVSYPNINPVIEMSNLIEATRAYQANVAAFNSTKTIAQSAIDLLR; from the coding sequence ATGGCATTTTTAAGTGATTTTGATATTAATGGTTATGGCTTAAGCGCACAAAGATTTAGAATGAATTTAATTAGCTCAAATATAGCTAATGCAAATACTACAAGAACTGCAGAAGGCGGACCGTATCGCAGACAAGATGTGGTTTTTAAAGCAATTAATTTTAATGAAGTATTAAACAATGAAATTGTAAAAGATAATACTTTTTTTGAATATGAAAATCCACTTGATGACCCAGTTAATTTTCCTAAAGCAAATCCTGCTGTGATGGGGGTTGTAGTAGATAAAGTTGTAAGAGATGAAAAGGATTTTATATTAAAATACGAGCCTAATCATCCTGATGCAAATGCTGCTGGGTATGTTTCATATCCTAACATAAATCCTGTAATTGAAATGAGCAATTTAATTGAAGCAACTAGGGCTTATCAAGCAAATGTTGCGGCTTTTAATAGTACAAAAACTATTGCACAAAGTGCGATTGATTTATTAAGATAA
- the flgB gene encoding flagellar basal body rod protein FlgB: MEFYKSKPLIVSALAGRDLRQKLISSNIANIDTPYYKARDIDFETMLEQKANLLYKKQEAPMIAATNEKHFGIGMNNQLALTNKAHQLPFDSDLSKTGTIFARDGHLQRNDANTVDLDVETSELSKNAIMVSALDSVLKKQSELVRSIIENSSKLN, translated from the coding sequence ATGGAATTTTATAAATCAAAACCTTTAATAGTAAGTGCCTTAGCAGGTAGAGATTTAAGGCAAAAGCTAATTAGTTCAAATATTGCAAATATTGATACACCTTATTATAAGGCAAGAGATATTGATTTTGAAACTATGCTAGAACAAAAGGCAAATTTACTTTATAAAAAACAAGAAGCACCGATGATTGCGGCAACAAATGAAAAACATTTTGGTATCGGTATGAATAATCAACTAGCACTTACTAACAAGGCTCATCAACTACCATTTGATAGCGACTTAAGTAAAACAGGAACGATTTTTGCTAGAGATGGGCATTTACAAAGAAATGATGCTAATACAGTTGATTTAGATGTAGAAACGAGTGAGCTTAGCAAAAATGCTATTATGGTTAGTGCACTAGATAGTGTTTTAAAAAAGCAAAGCGAGTTGGTAAGAAGCATTATTGAAAATAGCTCTAAATTAAATTAA
- the mnmE gene encoding tRNA uridine-5-carboxymethylaminomethyl(34) synthesis GTPase MnmE, which produces MSTIAALATAGANSAINIIRLSGEQALEYSLNLFKDKDKDKLNKKPRYAHFLKLFINNEFFDEAIVIYFKAPFSFTGEDVVEFHIHGGIVNAQSLLFYLYSIGVKAAKPGEFSKRACLNNKMSLEKAILINELINAKSNNARKIISKNIDGAFKQIIMQTQDEIIKTLAFIETAIDYADDDLPSDILENAKNMLFDNAKKLEKIAEQSQKKKALIEGYTLAIIGLPNAGKSSLLNAILNSNRAIVSDIAGTTRDSIEELINYNGHLLKLIDTAGIRNSNDEIEKIGVDKSYESINKADLIIFLSDASRKLLAEEEELIKYIKNTQKDCIYVLNKCDLNILNSLEAVKISAKNKDIDELLNALNNFLNSSVDNELILTSSSLIQAFNDASKAIFNACDVFLELELCAFYLNQALNVLNIFGKNTNSDDLFDAMFSNFCLGK; this is translated from the coding sequence ATGAGCACAATAGCAGCTCTAGCAACAGCTGGAGCAAATAGTGCAATAAATATTATAAGATTAAGCGGAGAGCAAGCCTTAGAATACAGTTTAAATTTGTTTAAAGATAAAGACAAAGATAAATTAAATAAAAAACCTAGATATGCACATTTTTTAAAATTATTTATCAATAATGAATTTTTTGATGAAGCTATAGTAATTTATTTTAAAGCTCCTTTTTCTTTTACAGGGGAAGATGTTGTAGAATTTCATATTCATGGTGGAATTGTAAATGCGCAAAGTTTATTATTTTATTTATATTCTATTGGAGTTAAAGCAGCAAAGCCAGGAGAATTTAGCAAAAGAGCGTGTCTAAATAATAAAATGAGTTTAGAAAAGGCTATTTTAATAAATGAATTAATTAATGCAAAAAGTAATAATGCAAGAAAGATAATTAGCAAAAATATAGATGGAGCGTTTAAGCAAATTATAATGCAAACTCAAGATGAAATTATAAAAACATTAGCTTTTATTGAGACTGCAATTGATTATGCTGATGATGATTTACCGAGTGATATTTTAGAAAATGCTAAAAATATGCTTTTTGATAATGCAAAAAAATTAGAAAAAATAGCAGAGCAAAGCCAAAAGAAAAAAGCCTTAATTGAAGGTTACACACTTGCAATAATTGGTTTGCCAAATGCAGGAAAAAGCTCTTTGCTAAATGCTATATTAAATTCAAACCGAGCAATCGTTAGTGATATAGCAGGAACCACAAGAGATAGTATTGAAGAGCTTATTAACTATAATGGACATTTATTAAAATTAATAGATACTGCAGGTATTAGAAATAGCAATGATGAAATAGAAAAAATTGGAGTAGATAAAAGCTATGAAAGCATTAATAAGGCCGATTTAATTATATTTTTAAGTGATGCTTCAAGAAAACTTCTCGCAGAAGAAGAAGAATTGATTAAATATATAAAAAATACACAAAAAGATTGTATTTATGTGCTAAATAAGTGCGATTTAAATATTTTAAATAGCTTAGAAGCTGTAAAAATTAGTGCTAAAAATAAAGATATTGATGAGTTATTAAATGCCTTAAATAATTTTTTAAATTCTTCAGTTGATAATGAACTTATCTTAACTAGTTCTAGTTTAATTCAGGCTTTTAACGATGCTTCAAAAGCTATTTTTAATGCTTGTGATGTATTTTTAGAATTAGAACTTTGTGCTTTTTATTTAAATCAAGCTTTAAATGTGTTAAATATTTTTGGTAAAAATACTAATAGCGATGATTTATTTGATGCAATGTTTTCAAATTTTTGTTTAGGAAAATAG